The DNA sequence GATACAGTAGACTCCCAATTATGCTCCTATACAAGGATTGCTCAACATTCTTGCCTGATCCATCAGTGCTAAGCTTAACACTCGTGCTCATGGGAGCTCTGGCATGGCTTTTCCCATCTAATCcaaattttttgattaattCCTTTGCATATTTGGATTGAGATATAAACAGCCCATTATCTAAATGTTTCACCTGGAGTCCTAAGAAAAAGGTTAGTTCACCTACCATGTTCATTTCAAActcctttttcatttcttcagcAAATTCAAGAGCCAAGATGTCAACAGATGATCCAAAtacaatgtcatccacatagatTTGAGCAACTGTTATGTCTTCTCCAACTTTTCTGATAAATAGTGTCCTGTCAACACTTACTCTCAGAAAATTGTGATCTTCTAGATACGAAGTTAGCCTCTCATACCAAGCTCTAAGAGTTTGTTTCAAACCATACAAGGTTTTCTTCAACCTATAGACATGATTAAGATATTTTGGATCATTGAAGCCCTTTGGTTATTCGACGTACACTTCTTCTTGGAGGATCCCATTCAGAAAGGCActcttgacatccatttgatacaGCTTAAAACACATGTGGCATTTAATGCTTAACAATATCCGGACAGATTCAAGTCTGGCAACCGGAGCAAAGGTATCGTCAAAATCTATTCCTTCCATCTGGGCATACCCTTGACCAACCAACCTTGCTTTATTTCTCACTATTGTACCATTCTCATCCGACTTATTCTTAAAGATCCACTTAGTGCCCACCACATTGTGATTCTCTGGTCTTGGCACCAAGTACCATACATTGTTCCTCACAAATTGGTTTATTTCTTCATGCATAGCATTCAACCAATTCTTATCATTTAAGGCTTCTTCGACTCTTTTTGGTTCAATTTGTGAGATGTAGCTTGAGTAAGCCAATTGATTTATCACTTTCCTCCTCAGCCTCATCCCTTCATCTATGtttcctatgatgttatcctgAGGATGATTTAACTTTACTCTTGAAGAAGGCTCCTTTTGGTTACTCACCTTTTCATTTGAAGAGGTCTCTAAGTTCTCATTCAGTGTACCAAAATCTTCTTGTCCAGTTTCACTCGGTGGGTGAGTTGGCTCTTCCTTGTTCAGTTCCTCTCCAGGAGCATCATTCACCACCACATTTATGGATTCCATAACGGTTTGGATGCGTAGATTGTAGCTCCTATAAGCACGACTATTTCTGGAATATCCAAGAAATATCCCCTCATCACTTTTAGGGTCAAACTTAGCTAAGTTTTCCCTATCTCTCAAGATGTAGCATTTACTTCCAAACACCCGGAAGTATTTCACATTAGGTTTCTTTCCTTTCCACATCTCATATGGTGTTTTGGAAGTGTTTGGTCATGGATAAACCCTATTCACAATATGGCATGCTGTGTTCATAGCTTCTCCCCAGAAGTGAGTAGGTACATTTTTACTGTGTATCATGACCCGTATCATTTCTTGAATAACTCTGTTCTTCCTTTCgaccactccattttgttgtggagtgatAGGGGTAGAAAATTCTTGACTGATACCTTCTTCATCACAGAAACTCTCAAGATTTGAgttttcaaactctcttccatGATCACTCATAATTCTGACTATTGCTTTCCCTTGCTCATTTTGAAGTTTCTTGCACAAAGTTCTAATCACATTAGGAGCTTCACCTTTTTCTCTCAGAAATTCTACCCAGGAGTATCTGGTGAAATCATCTACCATTACCAGTATGTATTTCTTTCCCCCCAGGCTCTTAGTTCTAGAGGGTCCCATAAGATCAATGTGCAACAACTCTAATGGACGTTCGGTCAGGATAGCTGTTGTGTTCTCGTGTGCTATTCTAACTTGTTTTCCCAACTGACATAACCCACAAACAGGAGTCTCTACTTTACCTAGCTCAGGCAATCCTGCCACCATCTCTTTCTTGGCAATCTTAGACAGATTTTTGTGATTCACTTGTCCAAGTCTTTGATGCCAGAGGTCAGTAGCCTCACTCTTAGCACTATTGCAACTGTACTAAGGTTTAGGGGCAATGCCATAACAATTATCAGATGTCCTTGTTCCCTGCATCATGCAATTTTCATTATTATCTGAAATAATGCacatatcttttgaaaaacGGACTTCTGCACCATTGTCACACATTTGGCTTATACTGAGGAGATTTGCTTTTAATCCATCAACAAACAGGACTTCTCTCGAGACGGGCAGTCTAGGCATTTCAATTTCACCCCTTCCTATTATATCAGCTTTTCCACCATCTCTAAATGTTACTGTTCCACACTTGTACTCTTCAACTATTTTAAATAGGCTTTTATCACCTGACTGTGGCAAGAACAACCGCTATCAAGGTACCACATATAGGTGTCTCTGGTCTTCAGAGCAATGTATGCCACATGGCACGTGTGTCTTTTTCCAGTTCTAACCCACATGTTTCTAACTTTTGGAGAGCTGTCCTTTTTGCTAGTTGACAGTTGGTCTATCTTAACATTGAGCATCTCATTTTGTCTAGTTAAGGCCCTGACTTGACTCCAAAGATTCAAATGCCCTCTTCTTGATTCACTATTTCCATCTCTCATGGGATTCCTGTAACACCCCGTCctcgagggtccggagagttaactcatataacctaataatcaactctaacaaggctagagtacttccaaattcaagaatatatattttctcaaacctcaaatcaaacgtaaatacttcaattaaataaaccatataaactcatctgtccaattttcaatccaacaactcaaataaattcaactcttcttcatgtctcaaataacaaactagaaataatgaaacattaacataagtctccataaaccgtctaaatccattgaagcaaacttaagaaatataaataacttccaacatcaacactaataccacgagatacccaacagccattcactgctaatcttctccataaactctaatactgatcctcagctgaaccatcaatgtcatctgaaatattatgaagattaaaggggtgagttatcaacaactcagcaagtagagagcata is a window from the Juglans regia cultivar Chandler chromosome 7, Walnut 2.0, whole genome shotgun sequence genome containing:
- the LOC109018978 gene encoding uncharacterized protein LOC109018978, coding for MAFTASVSSKSQCSEPVSDDGSISGNESGYEDQLQEVYEKLYKECVKLRKLNKAHIEEIDFSKRENEGLQEKLDEILRSGKPLGDKSGLGYDTEKSDAATTSKVSYKNGRKTVFVRESTTNENANPSNKGKKSSHSGDKSLFKIVEEYKCGTVTFRDGGKADIIGRGEIEMPRLPVSREVLFVDGLKANLLSISQMCDNGAEYSCNSAKSEATDLWHQRLGQVNHKNLSKIAKKEMVAGLPELGKVETPVCGLCQLGKQVRIAHENTTAILTERPLELLHIDLMGPSRTKSLGGKKYILVMVDDFTRYSWVEFLREKGEAPNVIRTLCKKLQNEQGKAIVRIMSDHGREFENSNLESFCDEEGISQEFSTPITPQQNGVVERKNRVIQEMIRVMIHSKNVPTHFWGEAMNTACHIVNRVYP